tagtaagaaaagtaaatccggaaaaatagataactctgaaaccttaactgctctcttaatattttattcccaagccatttattttactattttagtttCTGTACGATTGAACATCCAAATACTATTTCCtgtttgcctaactaatcctatcaaatactattgttgcttaatccatcaatccttgtgggatcgacccttactcacgtaaagtattacttggtatgacttggtgcacttgccggttagtagtgtgggttgtaaaataccgcaccagtTGAAGTGGTAACTGTCAGACCCCGGATCAGGAATAACAGACTTTCAGGAACCGAACGGGTCCCAAGTGATCAATGAACTCGAACGACCATCTATTGAATATCTTGCACATACCTTGGCAGTGTCTGTACCCACCATGGAAAATCACGTCCAGTCAAGAGGAGCAGCAACCGGAACGGCGACACAAGTTTCAAACACGGACATAGAAAGTCGCCCACAGTCAGCCTCTTTCAGGGGGTTGTCCAAGTGAAGAACAGCCGCCTTCCCCCCCTCCGATTTGAAATGAGTCACCATATTATCCGCTCGGTTCAATCTATTGTACCAATCACACGACATACACTTCCCTCTTCCTATGGTTTTTCCATCGGAACGAAGAAATATCTTCTAAATCAGGTTTGTTAGCAGGGCAGAGACGTTCAAATTGACTTCATCCCTGCAATGTCCACCATGGAAGGCATGATCAGCCTCTTCCACTTTTGCTCGGGACATTCCAAATCGATGCCGAGATTCTCTGCTAGCGACGAATGAGGAAATGCTCTATAAACAGGAAAATGATTTCGCTAGTTGGTGTAATTTTCTACACCATAAGTGTCGCTCTCCTTAAATGCTTAAACAAATGCacaaataatagataatagacaaataaaaaagttataaatacataaataaattcgtaaataaataattaatagataaatgCATAAAGACATAGCTATACAGTACAGATTAATACATTAACAGACAATAGAAAATAATGGATATACATTAGTAGATAAATTTTACTGTGCTTCAAAGTTTATTAGTTTAACACCAAATAAATTGTATAATTTCTTTGGCGCTTACTAATGACTACCATGGGAGTGAGAACATGGACAAAAACTAAGAAATGGACTGACATCGGCAATAAATGGCAGTAGTAAAAATAGTGAAATTGTCAATACTCAAAAGGATGGATTGGGTGGATAGATTCATGTAAAATAAGACTAGTGAAACACAGGagttgaaaattgaaaatgaaacaCGGGCGTTGAATAAGAGAATTCACTCACCTAACATGAGTGGGGTTATGACACGTATCTTGCTGAAACCGGAAATTAGGATATTAACTTAGGATATCGGACCTGTCAGGTTTCGGACGAGCCACTCAACAGACTACCCCTGCAACAGACCCGGACTGACTCTCGATTTTGATAAAAACTGTTGACCAGTCAGTTTATAAAACCCGAATCGGACCATGCTTTTTAAAAAGGTGAGTTCTATGATACTTAAATtgcctaatttttcttttaaagtaaaaaataaaatatttaaaataaaaaataaatcatgtaaaatttattaaatattatttatttatcttttttaataactTAGGTAGAAAGTGATAGACATTATAGTATTTCCCTTTTAAAAAATCGAACGATGTCGTTTCCAAGGGTCGAACCCTAACGCCCGTAGATCAGCCTCTCTCAagtctctccctctctctcactgTCTCACAGTCTCACAGTCTctgcctctctctctctctctctctcaacatCTCTCCCAGCCTTTCCAACTCTCTCGCCGGCGGCAGAAGCAGACGAAACCGGATCCAGCAGCTTGTCCCTGGTCTCGTCGTCGTCGTCTACTCGTCTTCACTCACAGTCGCCGGCGTCTCCTCGTGGTCTGTGTGTTTCCGCCTTCCCTCGGCTCGTTGTCATCGGCGGCAAAAGGAGACGCTAGCAACAGTTTGTCCCTGGGCTCCTCCGCTTCGTCGTATTCTTGCTCCGAGGCTTCTCCGTCGCTTCCTTCTCGCCGGTTTCGTGGCTAAGTCGCCGTCGACCATGATGGCTGGTGAGTCCCTGCATtcccctcttctctctttttcaattttcccTTGTCCCGTTAATTTTGTTGCTGTGAATTTGGTGCTGTATTGAGTTCGATTTATTGTTGTattgagttgaatttgttgttgcatTGAGCTAAATTTATGGTTGCTGTTGAGTTGAATTTGATGCTgagctaattttttttgttgctgaaaatatctgagttgaatttgttgctgaaaaTAATCACTGAGAAGAATTTGTTGCTGTAAGAACAGATAGTTTCTGTACAGAGGCTCTTGTTACACGGGCAGTATTGGACTATTGGTATAATGGTATTTGATGGATTGATTTATAAATTAGTTGAATTTATGTTTTTGATTAGTTTGTTAATCATTAATTTACTGATTATGTCATGTTTTTTGCTCTTGTTTATTTGAATTGAGAAAGTATTTTGTATTAGTGACTAATTTATTATCTATGTTTGCATCATTAGTCATGTCTAAGAGTTGatacttaattattattaatgtgtTTGTGAAGACATGCTcttgaatttgtaattttaagTTTATGTTTTGtaatttcatatttatatttaattgtgACCTAGTGTACCAGTTGAACCCGTGAGTTGAACCAGTGATTGGGTTGTATGACCGGGTCAATTGCTAGTTTGGTTCTGATAACTATGATTATGAGACTTTGGTTGATgtcgtattttaatttttaagatttatattagaatatatTTATGTTTCAAAGTTTTCAGTTGTTTGTGACTTTTGTAATCAatttttgtctttcaatttCTCAAGCAGTGATGGGAAAGATGAACAAGAATAAGAAGGTAGGGGGGAGACATGGTCCTCCAAGTGAACATAATGATATGCAGGATCAAGAGATGGACATAAGGAAAATTATGAAAGAAGTTGAAAATTTTAGTATGTCCCTTATTCTTTTCTCATTTGAAGCTTTCCCTTCTCTTGGCTGTTATCTcctatctttaccttttggtAAATCTAATTTCTCTTGTTGATGTGTTTTGATCTTTtacttagtttttttttttggataaaaaaagaataacatTAAGACGAGAGAAAGAATATTACTAACAGTTATAATATACTTTGATGTCAGGCTgattttactatttattatttgtaaatAGGTCGGATTTCTTTGCTCTCTCCTGATGCAGTTTAATCCTTACTATACATACTTGGCTACGAAATGCTCTAAGTAGAATTTTATGGATTATGCTAATTTATTTGGTTAGATAGTTGTGATAGGGCATAATAACATAATCTACAGGAACTTAGTGCGCCATAGTTGTGTTTAGAGTCTTTTGTTTCAAACACTGAATTCACTTTTTCACTTTCTTTGGTAGTTCATGGATTTGGTGAGATTATCTTTAGAACTTATCATTTCATTGGTATAGGAATAAACATTTTAACGAGCCTCTTATCCTCCTTTTATCTCTTCTTAGAATGCGGACTTTTTAATAATCTCAATCTCTGGAAAATTTGAAAAGAGTATAGGTAGATGAAGGAAACACATAGTTGAAGAAGTTAAGGAGTGCCAACTTTCTTCCGAATTCTAACCAATTTCATCTTGTaggaagagaaaaacaaaataggtcTAACCAATCTCCTGCCTGTCTAGTTCATTATTCCCTTCTTGCTTATAACCTATGTAACCCTCCCACCATGATCCGATGTAGGCAAGTTTGTTACTATCCAAGTTTTTTAGTGAGTTTTATAAGGTTTCTATATATTGGAGATATGGAGCTAAACTATATACGATTATCATTATCAGTTTTACTGGTTTTATTCACCTTCTCACGATGTCTATCTATTATTGTAGAGCATTTGTTTGTTATAATAACTAAtgattaacaattttttattaggCTACTCACATATGATGTGGAAAGAACGTAAAAAGATTGAGAATCAAAAGGTCGTCTCTCTTGGTGGGAAGGTTAGGACTATCTGTTGATGCTATTTTTTAACATCATGTACCATTGCAAATGGTATTATCAGCAGCATGCTCAAGAATCAAGATGCAAGCTTTAATggatttttgttttcctttatttagCCCCCCAAGAAACAGAGATTACCTCTAAGTGTGGCACGTCCAACATTGAAGAAACAAAAGGAGAGAGAACAGAAAATGCTTCAAGAGGTAATTTCTTTTTACAAACTTTTTGATTAGGCAAAAATAATCTGAGAAACTCTTGGGGCCCagcaatttttcttatttttggcCATCATTTGGCTAGCACAAACACTAAATTGTCTTTAACAATTAAATTTTACTATTTCATGTGTGCAAATTCTGAAAAAATGTGGGTGTAAACTGTGTTGATTCATGTGGCAAACTTTGGTAAATATAGGTGCAAACTATAATGTTCTTGTGTTGAAAACCCTTGTAAATATGGGTGCAAATTATTGCTGGTTAAGTGCTGGccaaaaatgataatatttgcTGGTCATGTAGCATTGCTCATAAGATCCTaacttcttttctattttcaaaattttcttttgtaataaattatttatatttgccCACAttcatttgaaaatttaaattgtcTATCTAGTTTCAAATATTCTCTTTAATGTAAGAAACCACGTTTGCAAGGCATTTGTGAAAAGGATAAATGTTTTGACGGATTCTTCAAGGTTCAGGGAGAAACATTTGAAAtacttattttcttctttttgcctGACTTGCATGGTAACGACTCTATTAGTATGTTATTGTTATCTGTACCACGTTTTGCAGCGTTTGATTCTTGGACAATTTGGTGGAAAGCATAGTGGTAGCAGTAAAAAATCGGCAGGTAAGCACAAGGCCGAGGACAGGGGTTTGAGATCAAGTGAAGGTCATTTTAGAAACGGCATACTGGATGTGAGGCATTTATTAAATTCAGCACCATCAACATCAAGAGATCATGACACTGGAATGTCTAGTAAATGGAACAAGAGAGGAGGTAAAGGGAAACAAGGGAAAAAGGGTGGCGGTAAGAAGCATCGTTGACGTTGAGTATACAATCCCTTATTCAATGCAAAaattttgtatgaaatttaatgtAGTCATTTATAAATTTGAACCAACCATAGATATTTAAAGTCATTAGTCATATAATTGTTCTATGGTCCCATGCTCCTGAAAcagagacagagaaagaaaaaatgcgCTAAAAATTTAACTGTTATACGATCCATTCCCGTGTTAAACATAAGACCAAAAAGTCCATTCATATTGTGTGACAGTTTAAAACCAATTAAATACATTAATTTGTTTAAGAATTATTCCCACATCCaaacttatttttcttctccccTGACGGCgctgtttcttctttttcttcttttaaccTCATGCAtgcgtttttcttcttctttgtcgcCATTACCAACAACATCCATCACCTCATTCTCattctttcatc
This portion of the Arachis duranensis cultivar V14167 chromosome 6, aradu.V14167.gnm2.J7QH, whole genome shotgun sequence genome encodes:
- the LOC107494413 gene encoding uncharacterized protein LOC107494413, giving the protein MMAVMGKMNKNKKVGGRHGPPSEHNDMQDQEMDIRKIMKEVENFSYSHMMWKERKKIENQKVVSLGGKPPKKQRLPLSVARPTLKKQKEREQKMLQERLILGQFGGKHSGSSKKSAGKHKAEDRGLRSSEGHFRNGILDVRHLLNSAPSTSRDHDTGMSSKWNKRGGKGKQGKKGGGKKHR